Proteins from one Pyrobaculum neutrophilum V24Sta genomic window:
- a CDS encoding ketopantoate reductase family protein, whose protein sequence is MFAVVGMGAVGSLLAYFLNGAGVEPYAVSRTRCERYVFCDGGCRELRVRHVGRAPPEVRYSLVAVKGPDTADALSAVSGVPVLFQNGIGGLELARRIFPSAAAAVVTYGVYREGCRAELRGRGEIILPRDAAEVGEALARGGAAVRIVEDVEPYRWAKLVVNAAINPVTAVLQAPNGVLLENAWARALAEKLAGEAASVAAAVGYPVEGAFDAVLQVARATAQNISSMAQDLARCRPTEVDFINGAVVKYGGERGVPTPYNHAVYALVKALEERCSSRSRTT, encoded by the coding sequence GTGTTCGCCGTTGTGGGGATGGGAGCTGTGGGGAGCCTCCTGGCGTATTTCCTAAACGGGGCCGGGGTGGAGCCATACGCCGTGTCGAGAACGAGGTGCGAGAGATACGTGTTCTGCGACGGGGGTTGCCGCGAGCTGAGGGTTAGGCATGTGGGGAGGGCGCCGCCTGAGGTGAGGTACAGCCTCGTCGCCGTCAAGGGCCCTGACACAGCCGACGCGCTCAGCGCCGTCTCGGGGGTGCCGGTTCTGTTTCAAAACGGCATCGGGGGGCTGGAGCTGGCGCGGAGGATTTTCCCAAGCGCCGCGGCGGCGGTGGTCACCTACGGCGTCTACCGGGAGGGCTGTAGAGCTGAGCTGAGGGGCAGGGGGGAGATAATCCTCCCGAGGGATGCGGCGGAGGTGGGAGAGGCGCTGGCGAGGGGCGGCGCCGCGGTGCGGATAGTTGAGGACGTGGAGCCGTACCGGTGGGCTAAGCTCGTGGTGAACGCCGCGATCAACCCGGTTACAGCCGTTCTCCAGGCTCCCAACGGCGTGTTGCTGGAAAACGCCTGGGCCAGGGCGCTGGCGGAGAAGCTCGCCGGTGAGGCAGCGTCTGTGGCGGCGGCGGTGGGGTACCCGGTGGAGGGTGCATTCGACGCGGTTCTCCAGGTGGCCAGGGCCACGGCTCAGAACATCTCCTCCATGGCCCAGGACCTGGCCAGGTGTAGACCTACCGAGGTCGACTTCATAAACGGCGCCGTAGTGAAGTACGGGGGCGAGCGGGGGGTTCCAACCCCCTACAACCACGCCGTGTATGCCCTAGTCAAAGCGCTGGAGGAGAGATGCAGCTCAAGATCCCGCACCACGTAA
- a CDS encoding SRPBCC domain-containing protein — MQVVESGEFAVGKPPEEVVKVLSDPAAVARLIPGVGEVREAGGEYVGEAAVRLGHLSGKMKARFRYAEVRRDGVVVVGRAEGMQTTADFKIAVDVQPGGGGGSLVRWRFEGSARGLAASLAPSLVRDALRRIAAETAKNLAAVLS, encoded by the coding sequence GTGCAGGTGGTTGAGTCGGGCGAGTTCGCGGTTGGCAAGCCCCCGGAGGAGGTGGTTAAGGTCCTTAGCGACCCGGCGGCAGTGGCCCGCCTTATCCCGGGCGTTGGCGAGGTGAGGGAGGCAGGGGGGGAGTATGTGGGGGAGGCGGCCGTGAGGTTGGGCCACCTTTCTGGCAAGATGAAGGCGAGGTTTAGATATGCCGAGGTGAGGAGAGATGGTGTTGTCGTCGTGGGGAGGGCGGAGGGGATGCAGACCACGGCGGATTTCAAAATCGCAGTGGACGTCCAGCCAGGCGGGGGCGGGGGGTCGCTGGTGAGGTGGCGCTTCGAGGGCAGTGCGAGGGGGCTCGCCGCCTCCCTCGCGCCCTCCCTCGTCAGAGATGCGCTGAGGAGGATCGCCGCCGAGACGGCTAAGAACCTGGCGGCGGTCCTCTCGTAG
- the cimA gene encoding citramalate synthase, translating to MPLFLYSYAGDYVEVLDTTLRDGSQGASVSFTLQDKIRVALKLDELGVDYIEGGWPYSNPKDYDFFKAMREYSLTRAKLAAFGSTRRKNVRPKDDESLNSIVKADVPVAVIFGKSWTLHVEKVLETTWEENLSMIAESVEYLREHGMEVVYDAEHFYQGYQEDPEAALASIEAAWRAGARVVVLADTNGGTPPHEVYRITAEVRRRFPAMALGAHMHNDIGCAVANTLMAVAAGARHVQGTVNGVGERTGNADLTAVLPTLELKMGFRVLRDEPPPVKYSRLREVSRLVYEALGAQPNPYQPYIGEFAFAHKGGVHADAVMKVPRAYEHIDPALVGNRRVFVVSEVAGGASVVVKAAEELGIPLDKRHDAVRKALEEIKRLEREGYSFDLAPASALLILMRHLGLYRERFRVVEWRVVTGPGEAAYAIVKVWVDGEERLEAGEGVGPVHAIDVALRRALTVSFPELRPVALRDYRVVLPSSVKSTESIVRVTVEFGNGDRIWRTVGVSSNIVMASIKALVDGYDFALQTKELKTRAVENTWRRP from the coding sequence ATCCCACTTTTTCTCTATAGCTATGCCGGGGATTATGTAGAAGTTCTAGACACGACCCTCCGAGATGGCTCACAAGGCGCAAGCGTCTCCTTCACCCTCCAGGACAAGATAAGGGTCGCCCTTAAGCTGGACGAGCTGGGGGTGGACTATATAGAGGGCGGGTGGCCCTACTCCAACCCCAAGGACTACGACTTCTTCAAGGCTATGAGGGAGTACTCCCTCACGCGGGCGAAGCTGGCGGCCTTCGGGAGCACCAGGCGTAAAAACGTGCGGCCGAAAGACGACGAGAGCCTCAACTCCATCGTTAAGGCCGACGTGCCTGTTGCTGTCATATTCGGCAAGAGCTGGACCCTCCACGTGGAGAAGGTGCTGGAGACCACCTGGGAGGAGAACCTGTCCATGATCGCGGAGAGCGTGGAGTACCTGAGGGAGCACGGCATGGAGGTGGTGTACGACGCCGAGCACTTCTACCAGGGGTACCAGGAGGACCCCGAGGCCGCCCTCGCCTCCATAGAGGCGGCGTGGAGAGCCGGCGCCAGGGTGGTGGTCCTCGCCGACACAAACGGCGGCACCCCGCCGCATGAGGTGTACAGAATCACTGCCGAGGTGAGGAGGAGGTTCCCCGCCATGGCGCTGGGCGCCCACATGCACAACGACATCGGTTGCGCCGTGGCCAACACCCTCATGGCCGTGGCCGCCGGCGCTAGACACGTCCAGGGGACCGTCAACGGAGTCGGCGAGCGGACGGGCAACGCCGACCTCACAGCCGTCCTCCCAACGCTGGAGCTCAAGATGGGGTTTAGGGTTCTGCGGGACGAGCCGCCTCCCGTGAAGTACAGCCGCCTCAGGGAGGTGTCTAGGCTTGTCTACGAGGCGCTGGGGGCGCAGCCCAACCCCTACCAGCCGTACATAGGCGAGTTCGCCTTTGCCCACAAGGGGGGCGTCCACGCAGACGCCGTCATGAAGGTGCCGAGGGCGTATGAACACATAGACCCGGCGCTGGTGGGCAACAGGAGGGTATTCGTGGTGTCCGAGGTGGCCGGGGGCGCGAGCGTGGTGGTGAAGGCTGCCGAGGAGCTGGGGATCCCCCTGGACAAGCGGCACGACGCTGTGAGGAAGGCGCTGGAAGAGATAAAGAGGCTGGAGAGGGAGGGCTACTCCTTCGACCTAGCCCCCGCCTCCGCCCTTCTCATACTCATGAGGCACCTAGGCCTCTACAGGGAGAGGTTCAGGGTTGTGGAGTGGAGGGTGGTGACTGGGCCGGGCGAGGCGGCCTACGCCATAGTTAAGGTGTGGGTCGACGGCGAGGAGAGGCTGGAGGCGGGGGAGGGCGTGGGGCCGGTCCACGCCATTGACGTAGCCCTGAGGAGGGCCCTCACCGTGTCCTTCCCAGAGCTAAGGCCGGTGGCCCTAAGGGACTACAGGGTGGTCCTCCCCAGCTCGGTGAAGAGCACAGAGAGCATCGTCAGAGTCACCGTGGAGTTCGGCAACGGCGACAGGATATGGCGGACGGTGGGGGTCTCCAGCAACATAGTCATGGCGTCCATAAAGGCCCTCGTAGACGGCTACGACTTCGCCCTCCAGACAAAAGAATTAAAGACACGCGCGGTGGAGAACACGTGGAGGAGGCCCTAA
- a CDS encoding (Fe-S)-binding protein — MSVDWISKLREIVVESLERSWLPFPVEGDICEGWKRGLEVGGGRSTVLYTSCMYHLAPVVEKAVEALEKYGAARGGVRSSLAAFAARAFGGLLLKPEREEVERADAVVRKIYGLLRRSGVEFGLLDREVYSGALLYELGLVDDFAAYAKKVAQYFRERGVRRVITVDPHTHHLLEKVYPQYVDFDVEVVSYIDLVKPVGVTQRGFAIHDSCLYARFLGRYDAVRKLLAAGEPVEDPYVTGRETAQCCGGPIESLFPEVARKIAEARVRDLSRLSNKVVVQCPICYINLRRASGGRIELYHLAEVLE; from the coding sequence GTGAGCGTCGATTGGATCTCCAAGCTCCGAGAGATCGTGGTGGAGTCTCTCGAGAGGAGCTGGCTCCCCTTTCCCGTCGAGGGGGACATCTGCGAGGGCTGGAAGAGGGGGCTGGAGGTGGGGGGTGGACGCTCCACAGTCCTCTACACCTCCTGTATGTACCACCTAGCTCCCGTGGTGGAGAAGGCCGTGGAGGCCCTGGAGAAGTACGGCGCGGCGAGGGGCGGCGTTAGGAGCTCCCTCGCGGCTTTTGCGGCTAGGGCCTTTGGGGGCCTCCTCCTGAAGCCGGAGAGGGAGGAGGTGGAGAGGGCTGACGCGGTGGTGAGGAAGATATATGGGCTCTTGAGGAGGAGCGGGGTGGAGTTCGGCCTCCTTGACAGGGAGGTCTACTCGGGGGCCCTCCTCTACGAGCTGGGGCTGGTGGACGACTTCGCCGCCTATGCGAAAAAGGTGGCGCAGTACTTCAGGGAGCGGGGGGTGAGGAGGGTCATCACCGTGGACCCCCACACCCACCACCTCCTGGAGAAGGTCTACCCCCAGTATGTGGACTTCGACGTGGAGGTGGTGAGCTACATCGACCTCGTGAAGCCGGTCGGGGTCACGCAGAGGGGGTTCGCCATACACGACTCGTGCCTCTACGCGAGGTTTCTCGGGAGGTACGACGCCGTTAGGAAGCTGCTGGCCGCCGGCGAGCCCGTGGAGGACCCCTATGTGACTGGGAGGGAGACGGCCCAGTGCTGCGGGGGGCCTATCGAGTCGCTTTTTCCGGAGGTGGCGCGGAAGATAGCGGAGGCGAGGGTTAGGGACCTCTCCCGCCTGTCCAACAAGGTGGTGGTCCAGTGCCCCATCTGCTACATAAACCTGAGGAGGGCCTCCGGCGGGCGGATAGAGCTGTACCACCTAGCTGAGGTGCTGGAGTGA
- a CDS encoding cytochrome ubiquinol oxidase subunit I — MPDPNPLLHVSALGIYFHGVFISLTFGLPVAIGIMLWKWWRTGDKDYYKAARLMTAVLGVNFALGAITGTLVEFGLVQIWPGVNLAIATFAFAPLALELIAFANEIAFLVLFIVTLGRVRPPVSMAILALYAAFAYFSGVLITAVNSWMQAPWGTGPVAKALYPFMPEYGPTAVDVPKLVAVKLAAVATGQPISLIVEKPGVAKEVGIVLKDPMVAMYSPYALASVFHNILAAILIGMAVATAGWAYRYFKTGDAKYLKIVKPLAGAFAVLFVIQAPIVAHFMGEMVVEYNPTKFALMEGAEKTFTDPILGLIAYGDPNKPIVGFDQFKQACLSHGNKTVGDLAKALGLPSTLQLAGKSIDLSGVASVKLADLCLADVQRAEAYMPLIHTTYYTKVAFAIIGGLAAAVLFFYFYRVPGLSAIATAIAKLFGDERRRVFILALLLVLGTVIPAVAGWAVREIGRKPWTVYGLLYPSELVTPVPYATSPGFLAILYLVVLAVNLGGLYAMYLVATREYKFLELLKKGAGQSP; from the coding sequence ATGCCGGATCCAAACCCGCTTCTACATGTAAGCGCGTTGGGGATATATTTCCACGGCGTGTTTATATCGCTGACTTTTGGCCTGCCGGTGGCGATCGGCATAATGCTCTGGAAGTGGTGGAGGACCGGCGACAAGGACTACTACAAGGCGGCCCGCTTGATGACCGCAGTCCTCGGCGTAAACTTCGCCCTCGGCGCCATCACGGGCACCCTTGTGGAGTTCGGGCTTGTCCAGATCTGGCCCGGCGTAAACTTGGCGATAGCCACCTTCGCCTTCGCCCCCCTAGCTCTTGAGCTTATAGCCTTCGCCAACGAGATCGCCTTCCTGGTCCTGTTTATAGTTACGCTGGGCAGGGTGAGGCCGCCGGTCAGCATGGCCATCCTCGCCCTGTATGCGGCCTTCGCCTACTTCTCCGGCGTCTTGATCACAGCTGTGAACAGCTGGATGCAGGCGCCCTGGGGCACAGGCCCCGTGGCGAAGGCGCTGTATCCCTTCATGCCGGAGTACGGCCCCACCGCCGTGGACGTGCCCAAGCTCGTGGCCGTGAAGCTCGCAGCCGTGGCCACGGGCCAGCCCATCTCGCTCATAGTTGAGAAGCCCGGCGTGGCTAAGGAGGTGGGCATAGTGCTCAAGGACCCGATGGTGGCTATGTACAGCCCATACGCCCTTGCATCGGTTTTCCACAACATCCTGGCGGCTATTTTGATAGGCATGGCAGTGGCGACGGCCGGCTGGGCCTATAGGTACTTCAAGACTGGGGACGCCAAGTACCTGAAGATTGTGAAGCCGCTCGCCGGGGCCTTCGCCGTGTTGTTCGTTATCCAGGCTCCGATCGTGGCCCACTTCATGGGCGAGATGGTGGTGGAGTACAACCCCACCAAGTTCGCGCTTATGGAGGGCGCCGAGAAGACCTTCACCGACCCCATCCTCGGCCTCATCGCCTACGGCGACCCCAACAAGCCCATCGTGGGCTTCGACCAGTTTAAACAAGCGTGCCTCAGCCACGGCAACAAGACTGTGGGCGATCTAGCCAAGGCGCTCGGCCTACCCTCGACGCTACAGTTGGCGGGCAAGTCCATCGACCTATCCGGAGTCGCCTCCGTCAAGCTGGCCGACCTGTGCCTCGCCGACGTCCAGAGGGCCGAGGCCTACATGCCGCTAATCCACACCACGTACTACACAAAGGTAGCATTCGCCATCATAGGCGGTTTGGCGGCCGCCGTCCTCTTCTTCTACTTCTACAGAGTGCCGGGCCTCTCCGCCATAGCCACAGCCATCGCCAAGTTGTTTGGAGACGAGAGGAGGAGGGTGTTTATACTGGCCCTCCTGCTGGTCCTCGGCACAGTCATCCCGGCTGTGGCTGGGTGGGCGGTGAGAGAGATCGGCCGCAAGCCATGGACGGTATACGGCCTGCTCTACCCCTCTGAGCTGGTGACGCCGGTGCCCTACGCCACAAGCCCCGGCTTCTTGGCTATTCTATACCTGGTGGTCCTGGCGGTGAACCTTGGCGGCTTGTACGCCATGTATCTGGTGGCCACTAGGGAGTACAAGTTCCTAGAACTTCTGAAGAAGGGCGCCGGGCAGAGCCCATGA
- the panB gene encoding 3-methyl-2-oxobutanoate hydroxymethyltransferase: MPRKSVLDFAKGRGAYVWITAYDYPTAKAVDEAGVDGILVGDSLGMVLLGLPNTLGVTMEDMVRHTEAVARARPRALVVADMPFMSYETGPEDALRNAARLVKAGADAVKLEGGTEYAPIVERLVKAGIPVMGHIGLTPQRFLTIGGFKMVGKTEEQRRKILEDAKALRDAGVFSIVLEFVPASLAREVTQAVDVPTICIGSGPHCDGQILVLHDVVGLTERPPSFAKKYADVAAAIREAVSKYAEEVRKGLFPAREHYRE; the protein is encoded by the coding sequence ATGCCCAGGAAGTCCGTCCTAGACTTCGCCAAAGGCCGCGGGGCCTACGTCTGGATAACCGCCTACGACTACCCCACGGCTAAGGCCGTGGACGAGGCGGGGGTAGACGGCATACTAGTCGGCGACAGCCTGGGGATGGTCCTCCTAGGCCTCCCCAACACCCTCGGAGTAACGATGGAGGACATGGTTAGACACACCGAGGCGGTGGCCCGGGCGAGGCCGCGGGCCCTCGTCGTGGCGGACATGCCCTTCATGTCCTACGAGACGGGGCCGGAGGACGCACTGAGAAACGCCGCCCGCCTCGTCAAGGCAGGTGCAGACGCGGTGAAGCTGGAGGGAGGCACCGAATACGCCCCCATAGTGGAAAGGCTGGTCAAGGCTGGCATACCCGTGATGGGCCACATCGGCCTAACTCCCCAGAGGTTTCTCACCATAGGGGGGTTCAAGATGGTAGGCAAGACCGAGGAGCAGAGGCGGAAGATACTAGAAGACGCGAAGGCCCTTAGAGACGCCGGCGTCTTCTCCATCGTCCTAGAGTTCGTGCCCGCGTCTCTCGCCAGGGAGGTGACTCAAGCCGTCGACGTGCCAACCATCTGCATAGGCTCCGGCCCCCACTGCGACGGCCAGATCCTTGTGCTCCACGACGTCGTCGGCCTAACGGAGAGGCCCCCCAGCTTCGCCAAGAAATACGCCGACGTTGCCGCGGCGATAAGAGAGGCCGTGTCTAAATACGCGGAGGAGGTGAGGAAAGGCCTCTTCCCAGCGAGGGAGCACTACAGGGAATGA
- a CDS encoding 4-phosphopantoate--beta-alanine ligase, whose amino-acid sequence MIPPTHPRYRSLLEREKIVEGAREGYVALQGLIAQGRGECFDYLIGEETQPFAQRAIEAAAAALLAARRPVISVNGNVAALAPGDVVRLAKAVPALIEVNLFYRTREREKKIAEILRRHGAEEVLGVGEDAACTIPELFSERRRVSCRGIYTADVVLVPLEDGDRTEALRKMGKTVIAIDLNPLSRTARAASITIVDNVTRALPRLVEAVENLKKDRSQIQDILARYNNSAVLAEALLHIKTRLEKIASEML is encoded by the coding sequence ATGATCCCCCCAACACATCCCCGGTACAGATCCCTACTGGAGAGGGAGAAAATCGTGGAGGGGGCCAGGGAGGGCTACGTCGCCCTCCAGGGCCTGATCGCGCAGGGGAGGGGGGAGTGCTTCGATTACCTAATCGGCGAGGAGACCCAGCCCTTCGCCCAGAGGGCCATAGAGGCGGCCGCCGCCGCCCTCCTAGCCGCGAGGCGCCCGGTAATCAGCGTAAACGGAAACGTAGCCGCCCTAGCCCCCGGCGACGTGGTGCGGCTGGCCAAGGCCGTCCCAGCGCTAATAGAGGTCAACCTCTTCTACCGGACGCGGGAGCGGGAGAAGAAGATAGCCGAGATACTGAGGAGACACGGCGCCGAGGAGGTCCTCGGCGTGGGAGAAGACGCCGCCTGCACAATACCGGAGCTCTTCAGCGAGCGGAGGAGGGTAAGCTGCCGAGGCATATACACCGCCGACGTGGTCCTCGTCCCCCTAGAAGACGGCGATAGGACGGAGGCCCTCAGGAAGATGGGCAAGACCGTAATCGCCATAGACCTCAACCCCCTGAGCAGAACAGCCCGCGCCGCCAGCATCACTATAGTGGACAACGTCACCAGAGCCCTCCCCCGCCTCGTAGAAGCGGTAGAAAACCTCAAAAAAGACCGTAGCCAGATACAGGACATCCTCGCCAGATACAACAACAGCGCCGTGCTGGCGGAGGCCCTACTCCACATAAAAACAAGACTAGAAAAAATAGCCTCAGAGATGCTATAG
- a CDS encoding radical SAM protein, whose protein sequence is MEAWRRKAAVLEKLAALLEDVGKARRDHHARRPPRPCGITVHTGVGCPLACAYCYIYDMGFPGSVKPYPLTPLEMAYAIAANPHVAVGELGTLVAVGSVTEPFLPETRELALGYIAAFVEHLGNPVQVATKYPPPPELAKYRADVLISVTDVEGRLEPKAPKPVERIRGAGELVKRGGSATLFVRPVVPGVTDRGLERLLALAWDAGIRRVVFGTLRATPAIAARLRSFGVDITPYVRRLEEGRQIPIRYPKGRLAEAARRWGFEVLPASCASNVLAHGQKCALCSWGPCGGVLEVDVEDVRDFLEHRGYRGADPHFDGRRVAVKVKLRREDKIFLEQALRVPVVSQGKARHQS, encoded by the coding sequence GTGGAGGCTTGGCGGAGGAAAGCCGCCGTCTTGGAGAAGCTCGCCGCTCTACTGGAAGACGTGGGGAAAGCAAGGCGCGACCACCACGCGAGGAGGCCGCCGAGGCCCTGCGGAATCACCGTCCACACCGGGGTTGGGTGCCCCCTGGCCTGCGCCTACTGCTACATCTACGACATGGGCTTCCCCGGCTCCGTCAAGCCGTACCCCCTCACGCCTCTGGAGATGGCCTACGCCATAGCGGCGAACCCCCACGTCGCCGTGGGGGAGCTGGGCACTCTAGTAGCCGTGGGCTCAGTCACAGAGCCCTTCCTCCCAGAGACAAGGGAGCTGGCGCTCGGCTACATCGCGGCCTTCGTGGAGCACCTAGGCAACCCCGTCCAGGTGGCGACGAAGTACCCCCCTCCCCCCGAGCTGGCCAAGTACAGGGCGGACGTCTTAATCAGCGTGACCGACGTGGAGGGGAGGCTGGAGCCGAAGGCGCCTAAGCCCGTTGAGAGGATCAGAGGAGCCGGGGAGCTCGTCAAGAGGGGCGGCTCGGCCACCCTCTTCGTGAGGCCTGTGGTGCCGGGGGTCACCGACCGCGGCCTAGAGCGGCTTCTGGCCTTGGCGTGGGACGCAGGAATTAGGCGCGTGGTTTTCGGCACGCTACGGGCCACGCCGGCTATAGCCGCCAGGCTCAGATCCTTCGGCGTAGACATCACGCCGTATGTACGCAGGCTGGAGGAGGGGAGGCAGATCCCAATCAGGTACCCCAAGGGGAGGCTGGCTGAGGCCGCGAGGAGGTGGGGCTTCGAGGTGCTCCCCGCCTCCTGCGCCTCCAACGTCCTCGCCCACGGCCAGAAATGCGCCCTGTGTAGCTGGGGCCCATGCGGCGGCGTCCTGGAGGTAGACGTGGAAGACGTGCGAGACTTCCTAGAGCACAGGGGCTACAGGGGGGCCGACCCCCACTTCGACGGCCGGCGGGTCGCGGTTAAGGTCAAGCTTAGGCGGGAAGACAAGATCTTCCTAGAGCAAGCCCTCAGAGTGCCGGTGGTCAGCCAGGGGAAAGCACGTCACCAGTCATAA
- a CDS encoding (Fe-S)-binding protein yields the protein MEPRAEATRCVHCGFCEMVCPTYRLYRMRHYGPRGRLHIIANSDGLLSGEAYRSVMTCLACGACDTQCPAGIKIAEVIRGFKAELVKRALR from the coding sequence ATGGAGCCCAGGGCGGAGGCTACGAGGTGTGTACACTGCGGCTTCTGCGAGATGGTGTGCCCCACCTACCGGCTGTACCGGATGAGGCACTACGGCCCCCGGGGCCGCCTGCACATAATCGCCAACTCCGACGGGCTCCTCTCGGGGGAGGCCTACAGGTCTGTCATGACCTGTCTAGCCTGCGGCGCGTGCGACACGCAGTGCCCCGCCGGGATAAAGATAGCGGAGGTGATCCGCGGCTTCAAGGCCGAGCTGGTGAAGAGGGCGTTGAGGTAG
- a CDS encoding DMT family transporter, producing the protein MVGNIDLKGVGYGLFSVAAWSTNYLVGRALGTAGVDPLGLTLVRFAIATPVLFLMAGLPRYKGQLKDLAVSGLLGVALFNALLYSSLHFIDAATASLFVVFSSPITYMVGVALRAERASPVRSLGVALSVLGAYLILAPRGSGEALGALMALGSAISWSLYTLRVGRLYRRYSPVEAMAWSSLLGTAAMALALPISNLAIPLQFAPLVVYIALVPGALAYASWNSAVKSMGPSAAYMLPLLPAITSALSWIVLKEPLTSLQMAGMALAVAGVYLANAVRNKR; encoded by the coding sequence GTGGTGGGCAACATCGACCTCAAGGGAGTCGGCTACGGCCTTTTCTCGGTGGCGGCGTGGAGCACTAACTACCTTGTCGGCAGAGCCCTGGGGACGGCCGGCGTGGATCCCCTCGGGCTTACGCTTGTCCGCTTCGCCATAGCGACGCCGGTCCTCTTCTTGATGGCCGGCCTCCCCAGGTACAAGGGGCAGTTGAAAGATCTAGCCGTCTCAGGCTTGTTGGGAGTGGCGCTCTTCAACGCCCTCCTGTACTCCTCGCTCCACTTCATAGACGCGGCAACCGCCTCACTCTTTGTGGTCTTTTCGAGCCCCATCACATATATGGTGGGGGTCGCCCTAAGAGCCGAGAGGGCCTCGCCCGTGAGGTCTCTGGGAGTCGCGCTGTCTGTTCTAGGAGCCTATCTGATCCTGGCGCCGAGGGGGTCTGGCGAGGCGCTGGGTGCGCTCATGGCCCTCGGCTCCGCCATCTCGTGGTCTCTCTACACGCTAAGAGTTGGGAGGCTGTACAGGAGGTACAGCCCCGTGGAGGCCATGGCCTGGTCCTCCCTCCTCGGCACAGCGGCGATGGCCTTGGCGTTGCCGATAAGCAACCTAGCAATACCCCTCCAATTCGCCCCGCTGGTGGTCTACATAGCACTAGTGCCGGGGGCTCTGGCTTACGCGTCGTGGAACTCGGCGGTTAAGTCGATGGGGCCCTCCGCTGCCTACATGCTACCGCTCCTGCCCGCGATAACCAGCGCTCTGTCCTGGATAGTGCTGAAGGAGCCGCTGACGAGCCTCCAGATGGCGGGGATGGCCTTGGCGGTAGCCGGCGTCTATCTGGCAAACGCCGTCAGAAATAAACGTTAG
- a CDS encoding transcriptional regulator yields MTEFDELMRLLGTRALSSGVRLGILIALYVVDGYITFSDLQRALDLPKSTLHEHLQILAEEGYIEYRRAITERGVRAVAKITDKGRGIVRRYLDLLRRIYQKQGEPP; encoded by the coding sequence ATGACCGAGTTCGACGAGCTGATGAGGCTCCTGGGGACAAGGGCGCTCTCCAGCGGCGTGAGGCTGGGAATACTGATCGCTCTGTACGTGGTAGACGGCTACATAACCTTCTCCGACCTCCAGAGGGCCCTCGACCTCCCCAAGAGCACCCTCCACGAACATCTCCAGATCCTAGCCGAGGAGGGCTACATAGAGTACAGGAGGGCTATCACCGAGAGGGGAGTCAGAGCCGTAGCGAAGATCACCGACAAGGGGAGGGGCATCGTAAGGCGCTACCTAGACCTACTAAGGCGCATATACCAGAAGCAGGGGGAGCCCCCATAG
- a CDS encoding cytochrome ubiquinol oxidase subunit I — MNEAVFVGFVGLGLSVTLHIIFTAMTLGTGIIAALYRWIAYKNNDAWAELFARKAFKVLIVSELFSGVWGTIITVFLAGFFTAVTTLATNTLFIPISIAIASIMVRIPAIAISWYTWGKISPRSHSIVMWIMALSGFGIPFGFRAIFAEINHPQAIGYYLQTGANPGWMAYGNPLFWTLYLHTVAAVISTGGFVVASLMALEKDPRGVKVGLTFGFGLLTAQLLFGPLYWYSLGVYSPLLYQAVNSTFLPIFAVKLAAVVALLALGYTALRAAKAGAVAPHVKFLGPLALFVVALGEILNDGARYPNLVIVGDKGLPADLFANFYMDIPMPAVNVILAFLVLAIVVFTTAAFYALYRRFLAEVPTVE, encoded by the coding sequence ATGAACGAGGCGGTATTTGTCGGGTTCGTAGGGCTGGGGCTGTCCGTCACGCTACATATAATCTTCACCGCGATGACGCTCGGCACCGGCATAATCGCGGCTCTGTACAGGTGGATCGCGTACAAGAACAACGACGCGTGGGCCGAGCTGTTCGCCAGGAAGGCCTTCAAGGTGCTCATAGTGTCTGAGCTGTTCAGCGGCGTGTGGGGCACCATAATTACGGTCTTCCTCGCCGGCTTCTTCACCGCCGTCACCACTCTGGCTACAAACACGCTGTTTATACCCATCTCCATAGCGATAGCCTCCATAATGGTGAGGATACCCGCCATCGCCATCAGCTGGTACACATGGGGCAAGATATCCCCCAGGTCCCACTCCATCGTCATGTGGATAATGGCTCTATCCGGCTTCGGCATTCCCTTCGGCTTCCGCGCCATATTCGCCGAGATCAACCATCCACAGGCCATCGGCTACTACCTCCAGACTGGGGCAAACCCCGGCTGGATGGCCTACGGCAATCCGCTCTTCTGGACGCTCTACCTACATACGGTGGCCGCCGTCATATCAACCGGAGGCTTCGTGGTGGCCAGCCTCATGGCGCTTGAGAAGGACCCCCGCGGCGTGAAGGTCGGCCTCACATTCGGCTTCGGCCTGCTCACAGCCCAGCTCCTATTCGGGCCACTGTATTGGTATTCCCTCGGCGTCTACTCGCCGCTTCTCTACCAGGCGGTCAACTCCACCTTCCTGCCCATTTTCGCCGTGAAGCTAGCCGCCGTGGTTGCCCTACTGGCGCTGGGATACACGGCGCTTAGGGCGGCTAAGGCCGGCGCAGTCGCGCCGCATGTGAAGTTCCTCGGCCCCCTGGCCCTCTTCGTGGTGGCGCTCGGTGAGATACTCAACGACGGCGCCCGCTACCCCAACCTCGTGATCGTGGGCGACAAGGGTCTCCCCGCCGACCTCTTCGCCAACTTCTACATGGACATCCCGATGCCCGCCGTCAACGTAATACTGGCTTTTCTAGTTCTGGCGATAGTGGTGTTCACCACTGCCGCCTTCTACGCCCTATATAGGAGGTTCCTCGCCGAGGTGCCCACAGTGGAGTAA